One segment of Actinomyces sp. 432 DNA contains the following:
- a CDS encoding glycosyl hydrolase, whose amino-acid sequence MTEAARAPFTGEDARNTVPAAGPTLSPALDALRAAIAEPPIEYRPELRWWLAEGLHTDATIRREIAAAHRLGFGGMEFLAMPEENIDETRYGWGSEEWTHDSHMIVAETTARGMSFSFTSGTNWSNANLPTITPDDPAAAQELNVAHESVRGARSGPLPRIDLDADHGAGGLPGSRVAPKRQHFVAAVAGVVVPDHVDASDDAAPGTVGPTGAASPAAQQPAPILDVDTLTDLTAHVSGHEGAEALDWTPPDSRDWRLFVFWMHGTGQTASPSASVNYTVNYLDRDGVDAVIDYWRDVVLTDGLKADIARNPRAQMYMDSLELNTWGEGGMFWGRCVAEEFRNRRGYDITPWLPLLTRSAPLMAVSTRYRFEPDAAHGVEVTKVRHDYVATLTDLYIEHMLQPFAQFLHEYGISLRAEISYGLPFELTRPGAAVDGIEAESLEFGAQIDAYRLMAGPAHLLGKQYSSETGATTRNHMLPHRFYDQIINTQLAAGITKTVLHGWSSPAGAAGTTEWPGHEGMLPMFSERFDTRQPAAEFYPLWNRAVGRMQQVLRRGRPRIDVGILRTDHFTDNSSGMMFYDGDTRIPDEVAYGTMWMRNRQNHWWRDLGMQDAGWGYEFFDGSLLLREDMTFADGVVQPDGPGYQALVVYQEALDADVAARLLDWARAGLRVLIVNGASELKRLETGEYFHYAAAAARTPGRDGRDEELATTMTALKALPSVAKIDDPAHTVEALRSLGLVGYHEFDVPNQNVLAYERIDGDLTHVYVYHFLYETGQDTEVALHLPGAGTAYWLDQWSGRFHELGDAHAEPIGPDRSDVTVVPVRLRPGEAAIITLDRSAPAATGEAGPSGTAGTRRADDAVVVELPDWEITVDSWDAGPDELIEEDRGLGYVTREVLPTTVTTRLRAGASALEPWKDLDRVGPEVSGVGEYRTTFTLAAVPAGRLVLDLGDVCGGLGSVSINGGAPIGFDTSAPRVDVTGLLHPGGNDVVVRVSSSLSNRLRARGYYETIPDISAALSGKAEATHDVPVRSYGLLGPVRLLARS is encoded by the coding sequence ATGACCGAAGCCGCCAGGGCGCCCTTCACCGGCGAGGATGCGCGCAACACGGTCCCCGCCGCAGGGCCCACTCTGTCACCCGCGTTGGACGCGCTGCGGGCCGCCATCGCCGAGCCGCCGATCGAGTACCGGCCGGAACTGCGCTGGTGGCTAGCGGAGGGGCTGCACACCGACGCCACCATCCGCCGCGAGATCGCCGCGGCCCATCGCCTCGGCTTCGGCGGCATGGAGTTCCTGGCCATGCCCGAGGAGAACATCGACGAGACCCGCTACGGCTGGGGCAGCGAGGAGTGGACCCACGACTCGCACATGATCGTCGCCGAGACCACCGCCCGTGGCATGTCCTTCTCCTTCACCTCCGGCACCAACTGGTCCAACGCGAATCTGCCCACCATCACTCCGGACGATCCCGCGGCCGCCCAGGAGCTCAACGTCGCCCATGAATCCGTCCGCGGCGCCCGCTCGGGCCCTTTGCCGCGCATCGATCTCGACGCCGATCACGGCGCCGGCGGGCTGCCGGGATCCCGGGTGGCCCCGAAGCGGCAGCACTTCGTCGCGGCCGTGGCCGGCGTCGTCGTCCCGGATCACGTCGACGCGTCCGACGACGCCGCACCCGGCACCGTCGGCCCGACCGGAGCCGCCTCCCCCGCCGCCCAGCAGCCCGCGCCGATCCTCGACGTCGACACCCTCACCGACCTGACCGCCCACGTGAGCGGACATGAGGGGGCCGAGGCACTGGACTGGACTCCGCCGGACTCACGTGACTGGCGGCTGTTCGTGTTCTGGATGCACGGGACCGGGCAGACCGCGAGCCCGTCAGCGAGCGTCAACTACACGGTCAACTACCTGGATCGCGACGGCGTCGACGCCGTGATCGACTACTGGCGCGACGTCGTCCTCACCGACGGCCTGAAGGCAGACATCGCCCGCAACCCGCGCGCACAGATGTACATGGACTCCCTCGAGCTGAACACCTGGGGCGAAGGCGGCATGTTCTGGGGCCGCTGCGTGGCCGAGGAGTTCCGCAACCGCCGCGGCTACGACATCACCCCCTGGTTGCCGCTGCTCACCCGGTCGGCACCACTGATGGCCGTGTCCACCCGCTATCGCTTCGAGCCCGACGCCGCCCACGGCGTCGAGGTGACCAAGGTCCGCCACGACTACGTGGCCACACTCACCGACCTGTACATCGAGCACATGCTCCAGCCCTTCGCGCAGTTCCTGCACGAGTACGGCATCTCGCTGCGCGCGGAGATCTCCTACGGGCTGCCCTTCGAGCTGACCCGCCCGGGCGCGGCCGTCGACGGCATCGAGGCCGAGTCCCTGGAGTTCGGCGCGCAGATCGACGCCTACCGGCTCATGGCGGGACCCGCCCACCTGCTGGGCAAGCAGTACTCCTCCGAGACCGGAGCCACCACCCGCAACCACATGCTGCCCCACCGCTTCTACGACCAGATCATCAACACGCAGCTGGCGGCCGGCATCACCAAGACCGTCCTGCACGGCTGGTCCAGCCCGGCGGGTGCCGCGGGGACCACCGAGTGGCCCGGTCACGAGGGCATGCTGCCCATGTTCTCCGAGCGCTTCGACACGCGCCAGCCCGCCGCGGAGTTCTATCCGCTGTGGAATCGGGCCGTCGGGCGCATGCAGCAGGTGCTGCGTCGGGGCCGCCCCCGCATCGACGTCGGCATCCTGCGCACCGACCACTTCACCGACAACTCCTCCGGCATGATGTTCTACGACGGGGACACGCGCATACCCGATGAGGTCGCCTACGGGACCATGTGGATGCGCAACCGCCAGAATCACTGGTGGCGGGACCTGGGCATGCAGGACGCCGGCTGGGGATACGAGTTCTTCGACGGCTCACTGCTGCTGCGTGAGGACATGACCTTCGCCGACGGCGTCGTCCAGCCGGACGGGCCCGGCTACCAGGCCCTGGTGGTCTACCAGGAGGCGCTCGACGCCGACGTCGCCGCCCGGCTGCTCGACTGGGCGCGCGCGGGCCTGCGGGTATTGATCGTCAACGGGGCTAGCGAGCTGAAGCGGCTGGAGACCGGCGAGTACTTCCACTATGCGGCCGCGGCCGCCCGCACGCCCGGGCGCGACGGGCGAGACGAGGAACTGGCCACGACCATGACCGCCCTCAAGGCGCTGCCGAGTGTGGCCAAGATCGACGACCCCGCCCATACTGTCGAGGCGCTGCGGAGCCTCGGGCTCGTCGGCTACCACGAGTTCGACGTCCCGAACCAGAACGTACTCGCCTACGAGCGCATCGACGGGGACCTGACCCACGTGTACGTCTACCACTTCCTGTATGAGACCGGGCAGGACACCGAGGTGGCCTTGCACCTGCCCGGCGCCGGCACGGCCTATTGGCTGGACCAGTGGAGCGGCCGGTTCCACGAGCTGGGCGATGCCCACGCCGAGCCGATCGGGCCGGATCGCTCCGATGTCACCGTCGTCCCGGTCCGCCTGCGCCCCGGCGAGGCCGCCATCATCACCCTTGACCGCTCCGCCCCTGCCGCCACCGGCGAAGCCGGCCCCTCAGGGACCGCAGGCACTCGGCGCGCGGACGACGCCGTCGTCGTCGAGCTGCCCGACTGGGAGATCACGGTGGACTCCTGGGACGCCGGCCCCGATGAACTGATCGAGGAGGACCGCGGCCTGGGCTACGTGACCCGCGAGGTACTCCCCACCACCGTCACCACCCGGCTGCGGGCAGGCGCCAGCGCACTGGAGCCGTGGAAGGACCTGGACAGAGTGGGCCCGGAGGTGTCCGGTGTGGGCGAGTACCGCACCACGTTCACCCTCGCGGCGGTGCCCGCGGGACGCCTGGTCCTCGACCTGGGCGACGTGTGTGGCGGCCTGGGATCGGTGAGCATCAACGGCGGCGCACCGATCGGTTTCGACACCTCGGCGCCCCGCGTGGACGTGACCGGCCTGCTGCACCCGGGCGGCAACGACGTCGTCGTGCGCGTGTCCTCATCGCTGTCCAACCGGCTGCGCGCCCGCGGCTACTACGAGACCATCCCGGACATCTCCGCCGCCCTCAGCGGCAAGGCTGAGGCCACGCACGACGTGCCGGTGCGCAGCTACGGCCTACTCGGCCCGGTGCGCCTGCTCGCCCGGAGCTGA
- a CDS encoding class II aldolase/adducin family protein, which produces MPLSEILAQMGAAGRRLDHMGAVEAGAGNISVSLKASADQLRLTDRFPQVVPGTELPLPAPALAGRTVLVTGSGCRLRDVAESPEANVSAFVVDEGGVTGTWYTHPDRAYVRPTSEFNSHLAVHNDQVSQRGVDFQAVIHAQPPYLVQLSHIKDIRNTADFNRRILRWEPETIVQLPQGIEVLDFMVPGSATLMENNVRALRDHVIVLWSKHGIMVRSDVAPLAAVDKVEYAETGAMYEVRNIMAGGLGEGVTDAELHAVVEAFNVDTDLF; this is translated from the coding sequence ATGCCCCTGTCGGAGATCCTCGCCCAGATGGGTGCCGCCGGACGCCGCCTGGACCACATGGGCGCCGTCGAGGCCGGCGCCGGCAACATCTCCGTGTCCTTGAAGGCCTCAGCCGATCAACTGAGGCTGACCGACCGTTTCCCGCAGGTCGTCCCCGGCACCGAGCTGCCGCTACCCGCCCCCGCGCTGGCCGGCCGCACCGTCCTGGTGACCGGCTCGGGCTGCCGCCTGCGCGACGTCGCCGAGTCCCCGGAGGCGAATGTCTCCGCCTTCGTCGTGGACGAGGGGGGCGTAACCGGCACCTGGTACACCCACCCCGACCGCGCCTACGTGCGCCCCACCAGCGAGTTCAACTCCCACCTGGCGGTCCACAACGACCAGGTGTCGCAGCGCGGCGTGGACTTCCAGGCCGTCATCCACGCCCAGCCGCCCTACCTGGTCCAGCTCAGCCACATCAAGGACATCCGCAACACGGCGGACTTCAACCGCCGCATCCTGCGCTGGGAGCCCGAGACGATCGTCCAGCTCCCCCAGGGCATCGAGGTGCTCGACTTCATGGTGCCCGGATCGGCCACCCTCATGGAGAACAACGTGCGCGCCCTGCGCGACCACGTGATCGTGCTGTGGTCCAAGCACGGCATCATGGTCCGCTCCGACGTCGCCCCCCTGGCCGCCGTCGACAAGGTCGAGTACGCCGAGACCGGTGCGATGTACGAGGTCCGCAACATCATGGCCGGCGGCCTGGGCGAGGGCGTGACCGACGCCGAGCTGCACGCGGTGGTCGAGGCCTTCAACGTCGACACCGACCTGTTCTGA
- a CDS encoding alpha/beta hydrolase, whose protein sequence is MTDAPGAAPSTPQPTTTRDGVPVAPLAGGFLPPYAERLHLIADFPAPRAEDLATADPAAAAGAPFAAEALAAMEAWEAPFGEPEPTRAAVEDCELPGPHGPIPVRIYRPEPGWAPPTPSPATDTGLRAGLVWYHGGAFIGGDLDMPEADAVARGLATRTGAIVVSVFYRLCTGGIHYPVPHDDAYAAYRWVRDHATEIGIDAARIAVGGASAGGNLAAGVTLHGVDDGAAPWQALLAYPVAHGGLWPTPSPELAARLEQMPQILRLPTDVMAAMNTNYLGAPLDADAPAYAFPGDLDAARLEGWPATYIENCENDDLRASGEAFARQLRQAGADVEVLTCAGVPHGHLNAVGSPLTAASLDRFAARLGRG, encoded by the coding sequence ATGACCGATGCTCCCGGCGCCGCCCCATCGACGCCGCAGCCCACCACCACCCGCGACGGCGTGCCCGTGGCGCCGCTGGCCGGCGGCTTCCTGCCGCCCTATGCCGAGCGCTTGCACCTGATCGCCGATTTCCCGGCGCCGCGCGCCGAGGACCTGGCTACCGCCGATCCCGCCGCGGCCGCCGGGGCGCCCTTCGCCGCGGAGGCCTTGGCCGCTATGGAGGCATGGGAAGCACCCTTCGGGGAGCCGGAGCCCACCCGCGCCGCCGTCGAGGACTGCGAGCTGCCCGGCCCGCACGGGCCGATACCGGTGCGCATCTACCGCCCCGAACCCGGCTGGGCCCCGCCCACGCCCTCGCCGGCCACGGATACGGGCCTGCGGGCCGGACTGGTGTGGTACCACGGCGGCGCCTTCATCGGCGGTGACCTGGACATGCCGGAGGCCGACGCCGTCGCCCGGGGCCTGGCCACCCGCACCGGCGCGATCGTCGTCTCGGTCTTCTACCGGCTGTGCACCGGCGGCATCCACTACCCGGTCCCGCACGACGACGCCTACGCCGCCTACCGGTGGGTGCGTGACCACGCCACCGAGATCGGCATCGACGCCGCCCGCATCGCCGTCGGCGGTGCCAGCGCGGGCGGGAACCTGGCCGCCGGGGTGACGCTGCACGGCGTCGACGACGGCGCTGCCCCCTGGCAGGCGCTGCTCGCCTACCCAGTGGCCCACGGCGGGCTCTGGCCCACCCCCAGCCCGGAGCTGGCGGCGCGGCTGGAGCAGATGCCGCAGATTCTGCGGTTACCCACCGACGTGATGGCGGCGATGAACACCAACTACCTCGGCGCCCCGCTCGACGCGGACGCACCCGCCTACGCCTTCCCCGGGGACCTGGACGCCGCCCGGCTGGAGGGCTGGCCGGCCACCTACATCGAGAACTGCGAGAACGACGACCTGCGCGCCTCCGGCGAGGCCTTCGCCCGCCAGCTCCGGCAAGCGGGAGCCGATGTCGAGGTGCTCACCTGCGCGGGTGTGCCCCACGGGCACCTCAACGCCGTCGGCAGCCCCCTGACTGCCGCCAGCCTCGACCGCTTCGCGGCCCGGCTGGGCCGCGGCTAA
- a CDS encoding rhamnulokinase, which produces MTNARPIHVGAVDLGASSGRVMVGTIADGRIELTETRRFTNGPIPLPGPDGERLFWDVLHLWDEIRQGLLAAVRDVGPLSAVGIDTWGVDYGLLGPGGLLAGQVASYRCPRTRGVPAEVFAAIPAADMYAVNGLQVQDFNTIFQLVAESRDGGLPHAAAPADGEVAPAAPGAGSAQRTMLLLPDLLTYWLTGRPVAEITNASTTGLVDARERTWSAPLLQRLRTDLGLDLDGVLPGVVEAGTVVGPVRRDVVDVFGPDGAPTPVVAVGSHDTASAVAAVPAAGSDFAYISCGTWSLVGLELDAPVLTEASRRANFTNELGVDGTVRYLKNVMGLWVFNEAVRTWREQGLELSYRELDAAAAAADPLRTVVDINDPVFFDPGDMAARIDDYAIRTGQPRPRSVGEYVRCIDDSLALAYRRAVREASELSGKHVGVLHMVGGGISNRLLCQLAADATGLKVVAGPAEGTALGNIVVAARGAGLIEGDLTALRKLVRASCDITEYAPDPAAAAGWDAAERQLFG; this is translated from the coding sequence ATGACCAACGCCCGCCCCATCCACGTCGGGGCCGTCGACCTGGGCGCCTCCTCCGGGCGCGTCATGGTCGGCACCATCGCCGACGGCCGCATCGAGCTGACCGAGACGCGCCGCTTCACCAACGGCCCCATCCCCCTGCCGGGCCCGGACGGCGAGCGCCTGTTCTGGGATGTGCTGCACCTGTGGGATGAGATCCGCCAGGGACTGCTCGCCGCCGTGCGCGACGTCGGCCCGCTGTCCGCTGTCGGTATCGACACCTGGGGCGTCGACTACGGACTGCTCGGCCCGGGCGGCCTGCTGGCCGGTCAGGTGGCCTCCTACCGCTGCCCCCGTACCCGGGGCGTACCGGCAGAGGTCTTCGCGGCCATCCCCGCTGCCGACATGTACGCCGTCAACGGCCTGCAGGTACAGGACTTCAACACCATCTTCCAGCTGGTGGCCGAGTCGCGCGACGGCGGCCTGCCACACGCCGCCGCTCCGGCCGACGGCGAAGTCGCCCCGGCGGCCCCGGGTGCCGGCTCCGCCCAGCGCACCATGCTGCTGCTGCCCGATCTGCTCACCTATTGGCTCACCGGCAGGCCGGTCGCCGAGATCACCAACGCCTCCACCACCGGCCTCGTCGACGCCCGCGAGCGCACCTGGTCCGCGCCACTGCTTCAGCGGCTGCGCACCGACCTGGGGCTCGACCTGGACGGCGTACTGCCGGGCGTCGTCGAGGCGGGCACCGTCGTCGGCCCGGTGCGCCGCGACGTCGTCGACGTCTTCGGACCCGACGGCGCCCCGACGCCGGTGGTGGCCGTCGGCTCCCACGACACCGCCTCCGCGGTGGCGGCCGTGCCCGCGGCCGGAAGCGACTTCGCCTACATCTCCTGCGGCACCTGGTCACTGGTGGGGCTGGAGCTGGACGCGCCGGTGCTCACCGAGGCCTCCCGGCGGGCCAACTTCACCAATGAGCTCGGGGTGGACGGCACCGTGCGCTACCTGAAGAACGTCATGGGGCTGTGGGTGTTCAACGAGGCCGTGCGCACCTGGCGCGAGCAGGGTCTGGAGCTGTCCTACCGGGAGCTGGACGCCGCCGCCGCGGCCGCCGACCCGCTGCGCACCGTCGTCGACATCAACGACCCGGTCTTCTTCGACCCCGGCGACATGGCCGCCCGCATCGACGACTACGCCATCCGCACGGGCCAGCCGCGCCCGCGCAGCGTCGGCGAGTACGTGCGTTGCATCGACGACTCCCTGGCCTTGGCCTACCGGCGCGCGGTGCGCGAGGCGAGCGAGCTTTCCGGCAAGCACGTCGGTGTGCTGCACATGGTCGGGGGCGGCATCAGCAACCGCCTGTTGTGCCAGTTGGCTGCGGATGCGACCGGGCTGAAGGTGGTGGCCGGGCCCGCCGAGGGCACCGCCCTGGGCAATATCGTCGTCGCCGCCCGCGGTGCCGGGCTGATCGAGGGCGACCTGACCGCGCTGCGAAAGCTGGTGCGCGCCTCCTGCGACATCACCGAGTACGCCCCCGACCCGGCCGCGGCCGCCGGCTGGGACGCCGCCGAGCGCCAGCTGTTCGGCTGA
- the rhaI gene encoding L-rhamnose isomerase: MTGNTPSLSDLSDEARSLLQTQSIELPSWAFGNSGTRFRVFTTAGVPRDPFEKIDDVAQVNQYTGVTPRVSLHIPWDKVDDYEALRAHAEDQGVTIGNINSNVFQDEDYKLGSLTNSNERIRRKAIDHHLECIDIMRATGSPALKIWLADGTNYPGQDSIRARQDRLADSLAEIYAALDDDQELVLEYKFFEPAFYHTDVPDWGTSLVHCLALGDRAKVVLDTGHHAPGTNIEFIVAQLLRLGRLGAFDFNSRFYADDDLIVGAADPYQLFRIMNEIVAAGALAPDSGVNFMLDQCHNLEEKIPGEIRSATNVQEATTKALLVDREALDQAQRAGDVLAANDILVDAYNTDVRPLLAELRESQGLAPDPMKAFLESGYLDKVRSERVGGTAAGWGA, from the coding sequence ATGACCGGCAACACCCCCTCGCTATCCGACCTCAGTGATGAGGCCCGCAGCCTGCTGCAGACCCAGTCGATCGAGCTACCCAGCTGGGCCTTCGGCAACTCCGGCACCCGCTTCCGCGTCTTCACCACCGCCGGCGTGCCCCGCGACCCGTTCGAGAAGATCGACGACGTCGCCCAGGTCAACCAGTACACCGGCGTCACCCCCCGGGTCTCCCTGCACATCCCGTGGGACAAGGTCGACGACTACGAGGCGCTGCGCGCTCACGCCGAGGACCAGGGCGTCACCATCGGCAACATCAACTCCAACGTCTTCCAGGACGAGGACTACAAGCTCGGCTCCCTGACCAACTCCAATGAGCGGATCCGCCGCAAGGCGATCGACCACCACCTGGAGTGCATCGACATCATGCGCGCCACCGGCTCGCCGGCTCTGAAGATCTGGCTGGCCGACGGCACCAACTACCCCGGTCAGGACTCGATCCGCGCCCGCCAGGACCGCCTGGCGGACTCCCTCGCGGAGATCTACGCCGCCCTCGACGACGATCAGGAGCTGGTGCTGGAGTACAAGTTCTTCGAGCCGGCCTTCTACCACACCGACGTGCCGGACTGGGGCACCTCCCTGGTGCACTGCCTGGCACTGGGAGACCGCGCCAAGGTCGTCCTCGACACCGGGCACCACGCCCCCGGCACCAACATCGAGTTCATCGTCGCGCAGCTGCTGCGGCTGGGCCGCCTGGGCGCCTTCGACTTCAACTCACGCTTCTACGCCGACGACGACCTGATTGTGGGCGCCGCCGACCCCTACCAGCTGTTCCGCATCATGAACGAGATCGTCGCCGCCGGTGCGCTGGCACCCGACTCGGGGGTCAACTTCATGCTCGACCAGTGCCACAACCTGGAGGAGAAGATCCCCGGCGAGATCCGCTCCGCCACCAACGTGCAGGAGGCGACCACCAAGGCACTCCTGGTGGACCGTGAGGCCCTCGACCAGGCGCAGCGCGCCGGCGATGTTCTGGCCGCCAACGACATCCTGGTTGACGCCTACAACACCGACGTGCGCCCGCTGCTGGCGGAGCTGCGCGAGTCCCAGGGACTGGCCCCCGACCCGATGAAGGCCTTCCTGGAGTCCGGCTACCTGGACAAGGTCCGCTCCGAGCGCGTCGGCGGCACCGCCGCCGGCTGGGGAGCCTGA
- a CDS encoding MFS transporter: MARKPLTGWKATAAVSMSNYIDSGSIIAIATSLGFWSAAYFPDDDGTIAGLLAAFSSNAFGAAIGALIGGPLCDKYGRKFIYTYDLLLYALGGLIVVFTVNLPMLFTGFVIVGLAVGASVPAGWTYIAEFAPTGQRGKHIGATQLAWSFGPFIGFGLAAALAPLGLLGSRIVFAHLVVIALVTWYIRQGLEESETWQNAKGGAQAKPPSMWTAFRKLFNRRVNITALIFLAVIYTCWNQAASQNGIFLPTILGSMGYETIQTDLFSMLSWGFVIISTFIFMNLVDRVPYRWHYLVGGLAAILSWIILVFGPSDAAWTAFAYTIIWGLSAGPSAQAFYSVWSPELFATPYRSAAQGIVFFAVRLASGLISLIFPVILKWENGLMIDGLILIGFLVVSTLVGTIGAPKTQGKSLEDIELERYGERVTNANA, encoded by the coding sequence GTGGCACGTAAGCCACTAACCGGCTGGAAGGCGACCGCCGCCGTCTCCATGTCCAACTACATCGACTCCGGCTCCATCATCGCCATCGCCACCTCGCTCGGCTTCTGGAGCGCCGCCTACTTCCCCGACGACGACGGCACCATCGCCGGGCTCCTTGCAGCCTTCAGCTCCAACGCCTTCGGCGCCGCCATCGGCGCGCTGATCGGCGGCCCCCTGTGCGACAAGTACGGGCGCAAGTTCATTTACACCTACGACCTGCTGCTGTACGCGCTAGGCGGCCTGATCGTCGTCTTCACCGTCAACCTGCCCATGCTGTTCACGGGCTTCGTAATCGTCGGCCTGGCGGTGGGTGCTTCCGTCCCCGCCGGCTGGACCTACATCGCCGAATTCGCCCCCACCGGTCAACGCGGCAAGCACATCGGAGCCACTCAGCTGGCCTGGTCATTCGGCCCGTTCATCGGCTTCGGCCTGGCCGCGGCACTCGCGCCGCTGGGCCTGCTCGGCAGCCGCATCGTCTTCGCTCACCTGGTCGTGATCGCCCTGGTCACCTGGTACATCCGGCAGGGCTTGGAGGAGTCCGAAACCTGGCAGAATGCCAAGGGCGGGGCACAGGCCAAGCCGCCGTCGATGTGGACGGCGTTCCGCAAGCTGTTCAACCGCCGCGTCAACATCACCGCGCTCATCTTCCTGGCCGTCATCTACACCTGCTGGAACCAGGCCGCCTCCCAGAACGGCATCTTCCTGCCCACCATTCTCGGCTCCATGGGCTACGAGACCATCCAAACCGACCTGTTCTCCATGCTGTCGTGGGGCTTCGTCATCATCTCCACGTTCATCTTCATGAACCTGGTGGACCGCGTCCCCTACCGCTGGCACTATCTGGTCGGCGGCCTGGCGGCTATCCTCTCCTGGATCATCCTGGTGTTCGGCCCCTCCGACGCCGCCTGGACCGCCTTCGCGTACACCATCATCTGGGGCCTGTCCGCCGGCCCGTCCGCCCAGGCCTTCTACTCGGTGTGGTCACCAGAGCTCTTCGCCACCCCGTACCGCTCGGCCGCCCAGGGCATTGTCTTCTTCGCGGTACGGCTCGCCTCCGGACTGATCTCCCTGATCTTCCCGGTCATCCTCAAGTGGGAGAACGGTCTGATGATCGACGGCCTCATCCTCATCGGCTTCCTCGTGGTCTCCACCCTGGTGGGCACCATCGGCGCTCCCAAGACCCAGGGCAAGTCCCTGGAAGACATCGAGCTGGAACGCTACGGCGAGCGCGTCACCAACGCCAACGCCTGA
- a CDS encoding L-rhamnose mutarotase produces the protein MTDSPTTDALPAGVVEPAALIDLLSTTSARSPHRCCFLLHVRPDRLTEYVAVHQHVWEEMRQALTRCGWRNYSLFLRPGDGLVVGYFESDDVDAAQAAMNDEEVNTRWQAEMAQYFVQPDGGTNEILPQYFYLP, from the coding sequence ATGACCGACTCCCCCACCACCGATGCCCTCCCTGCGGGCGTCGTCGAGCCTGCGGCTCTCATCGACCTACTCAGCACGACCTCCGCCCGTTCCCCCCACCGCTGCTGCTTCCTGCTGCACGTGCGCCCGGACCGGCTCACCGAGTACGTCGCGGTCCACCAGCACGTGTGGGAGGAGATGCGCCAGGCCCTGACTCGCTGCGGATGGCGCAACTACTCGCTGTTCCTGCGCCCCGGGGACGGGCTCGTCGTCGGCTACTTCGAATCCGACGACGTCGACGCCGCCCAGGCCGCCATGAACGATGAAGAGGTCAACACCCGCTGGCAGGCGGAGATGGCCCAGTACTTCGTCCAGCCCGACGGCGGCACCAACGAGATCCTGCCCCAGTACTTCTATCTTCCCTGA
- a CDS encoding transposase has product MNASTKLDRHQLADLCAALHKHGELPKVGSRALGLYQRVKLTVMALRHNLTQQVLAESFDVSQPTVSRIISSYTALIADALADNAPAVEDIDPTQVLIIDGTVLKTWDWKDTPGLFSSKYRTTGLNVQVACTPSGAIAWVSDPLPGSVHAAGALRASGMLNVPPDHLPESATAALRIGDKDYIGLGMTTPVRKQPGQPQRESDKIQNSSINRNPLYGRQSHRQHQDLARPTHRLPKTNQNLPDNHHRRTRPHLHIHPTNNSHEHYGGDW; this is encoded by the coding sequence ATGAATGCTAGCACGAAGCTTGACCGCCACCAGCTCGCCGACCTGTGCGCCGCCCTACACAAGCACGGTGAGCTGCCCAAGGTCGGCAGCCGGGCCCTGGGCCTGTACCAGCGGGTCAAGCTAACGGTCATGGCGCTGCGCCACAACCTCACCCAGCAGGTCCTGGCGGAGTCCTTCGACGTCTCCCAGCCCACCGTCTCCCGCATCATCAGCTCCTACACCGCTCTCATCGCCGATGCCCTGGCAGACAACGCGCCCGCGGTGGAGGACATCGACCCCACCCAGGTGCTGATCATTGACGGCACCGTGCTGAAAACCTGGGACTGGAAGGACACTCCAGGACTGTTCTCCTCCAAGTACCGCACCACCGGGCTGAACGTCCAGGTCGCCTGCACCCCCTCCGGGGCGATCGCCTGGGTCTCCGACCCGCTGCCCGGATCCGTGCATGCCGCCGGCGCGCTGCGCGCCAGCGGCATGCTGAATGTCCCGCCCGACCACCTGCCCGAGAGCGCCACTGCTGCCCTCCGTATCGGGGACAAGGACTATATCGGGCTGGGCATGACCACCCCGGTCAGGAAGCAGCCCGGACAGCCCCAGCGCGAGAGCGACAAGATACAAAACAGCTCCATAAACCGTAATCCGCTATATGGTCGACAGAGCCATCGCCAACATCAAGACCTGGCGCGTCCTACACACCGGCTACCGAAGACCAATCAAAACCTTCCCGACAACCATCACCGCCGTACTCGCCCTCACCTTCACATACACCCCACGAATAACTCTCATGAACACTACGGCGGCGACTGGTGA